In Streptomyces liangshanensis, the DNA window CGGTGATCGCGGTCTACACCGACACCGAGGTCGACCTCGGGGTCGTGGCGCACGAGGTGCAGGTCCAGGTGAAGAAGCTGGGCCGCGCCATGAGCACCCCGGCGCGCCAGCACGGGAGCGGCGCCGTGGGTGCGGTGTCATGACCCCGGAACGGGCGTCGAGGCCGCTCGTACGGCCGTACGTCGAGACCGGCGGCCGGGCCAGGGCCGACCGCTGCGCGCTCGAACGGATCACCCTGCTCCACCGCGTCGGCGGCGACGTCCCGCGCGGCCTGAGCGACAAGCAGCGCGAGGCCATGGAGCTGCTCAGGGCCGGTGCCCTCTCCCTGGTGGAGACCGCCTCGTACCTGCGGCTGCCCGTCTCGCTGTCGAAGGTCGTGCTGGCGGATCTGATCGCGGCGGGATGCCTCAAGGCCCGCCCGCCCGCGCCCCTCGCGGCGCAGCACGACCCCGAGATGCTGAGAAAGGTGCTCGATGGACTCCGCCGGGCCAAGTCCTCTTCCTGAGGCCCCCGACAGCCGGCCCCCGGCCCACCTGCCCGAGAACGCCCTGATGCTCAAGGTCGTCGTCGCCGGACCGTTCGCGGTCGGCAAGACCACGTTCGTCAGTGCCGTCTCCGAGATCCAGAGCCGGCACACCGAGGAGCTGATGACGCAGGCCGGCGCCCTGGTCGACGACCTGGAGGGCGTGGACGCCAAGACCCACACCACGGTCGGCACCGACTTCGGCCGGCTCACCCTGGACGACCGCCTGGTCCTGTACATGTTCGGCAGTCCCGGGCAGAAGCGCTTCCGCGTGCTGTGGGACGACATCGTCAGCGGCGCGCTCGGCATCCTGGTGCTGGTCGACACCGGCAGGCTGGACGCCGCGTTCGAGGTGATGGACATGGTGGAGGCCGCGGGGCTGCCGTACGTCGTCGGCGTCAACCACTTCCCCGCGTCACCGGTCCACTCCCCGGACGACGTACGCGCCGCGCTCGACCTGCCGGCCGGCACCCCGGTCGTCGGGCTCGACGCCCGGGACCGCGACGCGTGCCTGGACGCGCTGATCACGATGACCCAACACGTCCTGTCCCCGCTGGAGATGGTGTGACCACCCCGCTGACGACCACCCCGCCGACGTCCGACCTGACCCGGCTGTACGGCCCCGAGTTCGCCGCCGACGCCTACGGGATCTACCGGCGGCTGCGCGCCCTCGGCAAGGTGGCGCCCGTCGAGTTCGCCCCCGGGGTCAAGGCCCTGCTGGTGACGGACTTCGGCACCGCGCTGGAGGTCCTGTACGACACCAAGCTCTGGTCCAAGGACCCGCGCGCGTGGGAGGCGGCCCACATGCCCGCCGACTCGCCGATGCGGACCATGCTGGGCTACCAGCGCAGCCCGATGTTCACCGACGGCGACGAACACGCCCGGTACCGGGGGGCGGTCTCCGACAGCCTCGCCCGCTTCGAGCCGCACGTCCTGCGCGGGATGGTGCGGCGCAGCGCCGACCGGCTCATCCAGGGGTTCGCGGCACGCGGGGAGTGCGACCTGGTCGCCGAGTTCGCGATGGGGCTGCCGGTCCTGCTGTTCAACGAGATGTTCGGCGTCCCCGACCGGGAGAACACCCGGCTGGCCACCGCGCTCGCCGGGTTCACGAGCGCGCACCAGGAACAGGCCAAGGAGGCCTGGGACGACTACCTCGGGTACATCGGCGAGCTGGTCGACCTGCGGGTGCGCGAGCCCGGCCAGGACCTGACGTCCTGGCTGCTGGCCCATCCGGCGCGGCTCACCACGCAGGAGGTCTTCGAGGAGCTGCTGCTCTTCGTCGGCGCGGCGCACGAGCCCACCAGCGGGCTCCTCGCCAACAGCCTGCACCGCATGCTGACCGACGACCGGTACTACAGCACGCTCACCGACGGGGCGCTGACCGTGCACGACGCGCTGCGGGTCGTGCTGTGGAAGCAGACGCCGGTGGCCAACTACGGGGCGCACTACCCGCGTCAGGACACCGTGCTGGCCGGGGTGCCGGTGCCGGCGCACAGCCTGGTGCTGATCTCGTTCGCCGCGATCAACGACGGGTTGGCGCCCGAGCGGCCCGAGGAGGCGGGGAACGGGGGGCGTTCGCATCTCGCGTTCTCGGCGGGGCCGCACGCCTGTCCGGCGAAGGACCCCAGTGTGCAGATCGCGGTGACGGCCGTCGAGCGGCTCACGTCGTGGCTCCCGACGCTGGAACTCGCGGTGCCCGCGGACGAGATCGTCTGGCGCCCGACGGGGTTCCTGCGGGCCCTGACCCGCCTGCCGGTGCGCTTCACCCCGATCCACCCGGACCAGGAGGGAACCACTCCGTGGACGTCCCCGGCGTCGGCGTAGCCGCCGTTGTCCTCAATCGCCGGACGGGCTGGGTGTGTACGGGGTGCACGGGGTGCCGGGTCAGAAGCCGTGGCGGGCGCCGCCGTCCACCGGGACCATGACCCCCGTCACGTACGACGCGGCCGGGGAGAGGAAGAAGGCCGCTGTCCGGCCGAACTCGGCGGGGGTGCCGTAGCGGCGCAGCGGGATACGGGCCTCCTGGCGCGCCCGCGCCGCCCCCGCGTCGCCCGACAGCGCGTCGAGTTCGCGGACGCGGTCCGTGTCGATGCGGGACGGCAGCAGGCCCAACACCCGTATCCCGCGCGGCCCCACCTCGTCGGCGAGGGACTTCGCGAAGCCCGCGAGCCCCGGCCGCAGGCCGTTCGACAGCGTCAGGCCCGGTATCGGCTCGTGCACCGACCCGGACAGCACCAGCGCGATCACCCCGCCCGCGCCCAGCTCCGACGTCGCGGCCCGCGCCAGCCGTACCGCCCCGAGGAACACCGACTCGAACGCCGTCCGCCACTGCTCGTCCGTGTTGGCGGTCGCCGCCCCCGCCGGCGGACCACCGACGCTGATCAGCATCCCGTCGAACCGCCCGAACCGCTCCCGCGCCGCGGCCGTCAGCCGCCCCGCCACCTCCGGGTCCGCGTTGTCCGCGGCCAGCCCGTACGCGCCCGGGCCCAACTCCCGCGCCGCCGCGGCCACTCCCGCCGCGTCCCGCCCGGTGATCACCACTTTCGCGCCGTCCCCGACCAGCGCCTCCGCCGCGGCGCGGCCGAGCCCCCGGGAGGCCCCGGTGACGACGTAGACACGGTCCTTCAGCCCAAGATCCATGGGCCTATGGTGCCGTGCCGTCCTTGCCCAGCAGGACGGCGGTCCCCACCAGCCCGATATGGCTGAACGCCTGCGGGAAGTTGCCCAGTTGGCGCCCGGCCACCGGGTCGTACTCCTCCGACAGCAGCCCCACGTCGTTGCGCAGGTCCAGCAGCCGCGCGAACAGCTCCTCCGCCTCCTCCCGCCGCCCCGTCATCCGCAGCGCGTCGGCCAGCCAGAACGAGCAGACGAGGAACGTGCCCTCGCCGCCCGGCAGTCCGTCCACCAACGGGCCCTCGGTGCTGTACCGCCGTACGAACCCGCCGTGCATCAGCTCGTCCCGCACCGCGTCGACCGTGCCCACCACCCGCGGGTCGTCCGGCGGCAGGAAGCCGACCTGCGGGATCAGCAGCGCCGCCGCGTCCAGTTCGTCGGAGCCGTACGACTGCGTGAAGGTGTTCCGCACCGGGTCGTACCCCTTCGCGCAGACCTCGTCGTGCACCTCGTCCCGCATCGCCCGCCAGCGCGCCACGTCCCCCGGCAGCGACGGGTCGTCCTCCAGGGTCCGTACGGCACGGTCGGCGGCGACCCACGCCATCACCTTCGAGTGCGTGAAGTGCCTGCGGGGACCGCGCACCTCCCACAGCCCCTCGTCCGGTTCGCGCCACCGCGACTCCAGGAAGCCGAGCAGGCTGAGCTGGAGCTTCCAGGCGTGCGAGGTCGCGGGCAGGCCCGCGGCGCGCGCCAGGTGGAGGGAGTCCATGACCTCGCCGTACACGTCGAGCTGGAGCTGCTCCACGGCCTCGTTGCCGGTACGGACCGGTGAGGACCCCTCGTACCCGCGCAGCCAGGACAGTTCGGTCTCCGGCAGTCGGCGCTCGCCCCCGACGCCGTACATGATCTGGAGGTCCGCCGGGTCGCCGGCGACCGCGCGCAGCAGCCAGTCGCGCCAGGCCGCCGCCTCCTCCAGGTACCCGGCCGACAGCAGGGCGCCCAGCACCAGCGTCGAGTCGCGCAGCCAGCAGTAGCGGTAGTCCCAGTTCCGCACCCCGCCGATCTCCTCGGGCAGCGAGGTGGTGGGGGCGGCGATGATCCCGCCCGTCGGGGCGTAGATGAGTGCCTTGAGGGTGATCAGCGAGCGCATCACGGCGTCCCGGTGCGGCCCCTCGTACCGGCAGCGCGCCGACCACTCCCGCCAGTCCTCCAGGCTCTGTTCCAGGGCCTCGTACGGGTCGATCAGGTCCGGGCGCTCCTTGTGCGAGGGGTGCCAGGTGAGGACGAACGCCACCTTCTCGCCCGCGCCGACGGTGAACGACGAGAAGGTGGTGAAGTGCTGGCCCCACGTCTTGACGTGCGGCTCGCTGCGCAGCCACACGGAGTCCGGTCCCGCGACGGCGACCCGGTGGCCGTCCGAGCGCCGCATCCACGGCACGACCGAGCCGTAGTCGAAGCGCAGCCGGAGGGTGGACCGCATCTCGACCGTCCCGCTGACGCCCTCCACGATCCGCACGATGTCGGGCGCGGTGTCGCGCTGGGGCATGAAGTCGGTGACCTTCACCGTGCCGGTACGCGTCTCCCAGACGGTCTCCAGGACGAGCGTGTCGCCCACGTAGGAGCGCCGGGTGCTGTCACCGGCGTCCTTGGGGGCGATCCGCCAGTGGCCGTTGTCCTCGTCGCCGAGCAGGGCCGCGAAGCAGGCCGCCGAGTCGAAGCGAGGAAGGCACAGCCAGTCGATGGAGCCGTTCCTGCCGACCAGGGCGGCGGTCTGGAGATCGCCGATGAGCGCGTAGTCCTCGATGCGTGGGGTCACTCTGGGCCTCTGCCCACGTCAACGAGGGGTTAGGCCCGGTCAGGTGGCCCTGTCCGCCGGATCCTCGTGGGTCCGCGCGCGTCGGCGGTCGGGTCGGACCGTCGCCGTCGCCGGGTCAGACCGTCGCCGGGGACGGTTCCGGTACGTCCTGGTCCGCCGCCGCGGCCTCCGCGGCCGCCGTGCGGTCGCGCTTCTCGCGGCGTACGAGCACGACGAAGCCGACCGGCACCCCGGCGGCGAACAGCCACCACTGGACGGCGTACGCCATGTGCGGGCCGATCGAGCCGTCGTCGGGGTCCGGGATCTCCTGCGGGGAATGCCCGGCGGGCACCGGTGAGGTCAGCTCGATGTACCCCCCGAGGACCGTGCGGTCCAGGTACTTCGCCTGTTCCTCGCTGTTGATCAGCATGACCTGGCGGGGCGGCAGGTCGCGCAGGTCGCGGATGCCGCTGCCCTTCGTCGTCTCGTCGGCCTTGAGCCGGCCGGTGATCGTGACCTCGCCCGAGGGCGGGGCGGGGATCTTCGGGAAGGCCCGCTGGTCGTCGCCGGACGGGATCCAGCCCCGGTTGACGATCACCGCGCGGCCGTCGTCCAGGACGAGCGGGATCAGGACGTGGTAGCCGACCTGTTCGTCACTGGACGTACGGCGGCGGACGACCACCTCGTGGGCGGTGTCGAACCGGCCCGTGGCGGTGACCCGGCGCCAGTAGTCGGAGTACGGGACGGTGTGCCCCGGGGAGGTGAGCTCCGTGACCGGGACGGGCTTCGCCTTGAGGTTGTCCGAGATCAGCGTGTTCTGGGCGACCTTGTGCTCATGCCGGTGAAGCTGCCAGAAACCCAGCTCGATCATCGTCGGGATGAGCGCGAGCGAGAGCAGGGCGAGAATCACCCACTGCCGGGTGAACAGGAAGCGGTACACGCCTTCGACGGTACCCGCCGGGCCCCGGGGGCCGGACGGCGGGTACGAATCGGTCACCTGTCCGTGGAGGTGGGGGCGGAACCGCCCGCGGGCGCCACGTCCCGCAGGAGCTGGGTGAAGGCGGCCTCGTCGATGACCGGGGTGCCGTACGACGCCGCCTTGACGGTCTTCGACGTCGAGGACTCCGGATCGTTGGTCACGAGCAGGCTCGTCAGCCGCGACACGCTCGTCGCGACGTGCAGCCCCGCCTCCACCGCCCGGTCCTCCAGCAGTTCGCGGTCGACGGACGTGTCGCCCGAGAACGCCACCCGCATGCCCTGGACGAGCGCCTTGCCCGGCTCGTACCGGCCCGGGTTCGGATACGGGCAGGACGGGCGCTTGCGCGAGGGCCGCCAGCTCGTCTGCGCCGCCGGGCGGTACGACGACTGCCGGCCGATCCGGGGCCGCGCGGGCGAGTCCGACCACTCCGTGAGCGGCAGGCATTCGAGGAGCGGGAGCCGTACGCCGCCCCGCGCCGCCGCGTGCAGACTCGGCCGGAACGCCTCCGCGAGCACCCGCGCGTCGTCCAGCGCGTGGTGCGCGCGCTGCTGCACCACGCCGAAGTGCGCGGCCAGCGACTCCAGTTTGTGGTTGGGCAGCGGCAGGGCCAGCTCCTTGGACAGCGCGATCGTGCACAGCCGCTGCCGGGTGGGCGCCGCGCCGCCCGCGCGCGCGTACTCCCGGGCGATCATCGACCAGTCGAAGATGGCGTTGTGCGCCACCAGGACCCGGCCCTCCAGGCGCTCCGCGAACTCGGCGGCGATCTCCGGGAAGAGCGGGGCGCTCTCCAGGACGTCGCTCGTCAGCCCGTGGATCCAGACGGGTCCCGGATCGCGCTCCGGGTTGACGAGCGTGTACCAGTGGTCCTCGACCTCGCCCCGGACGTCCAGGCGGTAGACGGCGGCGGACACTATCCGGTCGTCGCGGGCGAGGCCGGTGGTCTCCACGTCGACGACCGCGTACCCCTGGGGGTAGGCGGCCGGCCACGTCGTCGCTGTCGTCTGGTCGTCGAGCATGGTCACAGAGAATACGGGCCGGGACCGACAGCACGGTCGCCCGGGCGGCCCGGGCCCGCCGCCGGGTGGTCCGTCAAGTGCGGGTCGCTGTCGCGCCGCTGACGGCCCGGGTGAGACTCTCGCCGGATGACGGACTCCACCCCCGCCCACGCGGAGCCGCACGGCGACGCCCTCGGCACCCGCCTCAACTGGCTGCGCGCGGCCGTCCTCGGCGCCAACGACGGCATCGTCTCCACGGCGGGCCTGGTGGTCGGCGTGGCCGGCGCCACCGACGCCAGGGGGACGCTGCTGACGGCGGGTCTGGCGGGCCTGCTGGCCGGGTCGATGTCGATGGCGACGGGGGAGTACGTGTCGGTCTCCACCCAGCGCGACTCGGAACGGGCGGCGCTGGCCGTGGAGCGCCGCGAGCTGCGGGAACAGCCGGAGGCCGAACTCGCCGAGCTGACGGGCCTGCTGGCGGAGCGGGGCCTGTCGCCCGAGGTGGCGCGGGAGGCGGCCGAGCAGCTGACGGCGCGGGACGCGCTGCGCGCCCACGCGAGCGAGGAGCTGGGCATCGACCCCGACGCGCTGACCAACCCGTGGCACGCGGCGGGGGCGAGCTTCCTGTCGTTCACGGTGGGCGCCCTGCTGCCGCTCCTCGCGATCGTCCTGCTCCCGCCCTCGTACCGGGTGCCGGTCACGGTCCTGGCGGTGCTGGTGGCCCTCGCCCTGACCGGGTGGGGCAGCGCGCGGCTGGGAGCGGCCCCGAGGACCCGCGCGGTGCTGCGGAACATGGGCGGGGGAGCGGTGGCCATGGCGGTCACGTACGCCGCGGGCGCGCTGCTGGGGGCGGCGGGGGTGTGACGGGGGCGCGCTGCTGGGGGTGCGGCGGGTCGCGGGCCGGCCAAGTGGTGCGCGTCACAGCGGGGGAGGCCGCCCCCGCCGCCCGTGCGGCACGCGGTCCTGACCACCCGAAAGCGGGCGTAACGTGTTCGGGTCCCATCATCAGACCGGCAAGGACCCCCCATGCGCGCCACCGTCATCCACGCTCCCCACGACATCCGGGTGGAGGAGGTGCCCGATCCGGTGATCCGGCGGCCCACCGACGCGGTGGTGCGGGTGCTGCGGGCCTGCATATGCGGCAGCGACCTGTGGCCGTACCGGGGCGAATCGGTCGTGGAGCCCGGGTCGCGGATCGGGCACGAGTTCCTCGGCGTGGTCGAGGAGACCGGCTCCGACGTGGCGCGCTTCGCGGTCGGCGATCTGGTGGTCGCGCCCTTCGTCTGGGCCGACGGGACCTGTGACTTCTGCCACGAGGGGCTCCCCACGTCCTGCCCGAGCGGCGGCGACTGGGGCGACGGCGGCACCGACGGCGGCCAGGGCGAGGCGGTCCGGGTCCCCTTCGCCGACGGCACCCTCGCCGCGCTCCCGGCCGACGCGGCCTCCGACGAGCGGCTGCTGACCGCGCTGCTCGCCCTCTCCGACGTGATGGGCACCGGACACCACGCGGCCCTGGGCGCCGGGGTACGGCCCGGCAGCACCGTCGCCGTCGTCGGGGACGGCGCGGTGGGGCTGTGCGCGGTGCTGGCCGCCCGGCGGCTGGGCGCCGGGCGCATCATCGCGCTGGGCCGCCACCAGGCCCGTACGGACCTCGCCAGGACCTTCGGCGCCACCGACGTGGTCGCCGAGCGCGGCGAGGCCGCCGTGGAGGCCGTGCGCGAGCTGACCCGGGGGCAGGGCGCGCACGCCGTCGTGGAGGCGGTCGGCACCGAGCAGTCGATGCGTACGGCCCTGCGGATCACCCGTGGCGGCGGGGCGATCGGTTACGTCGGGGCGCCCCACGGCAGCGGTACGGCCGTGGACCTGCGCCACATGTTCGACCGGAACATCGCGCTGCGCGGCGGGCTCGCGCCGGCCGGGGCGTACATCCCCGCGCTGCTGCCCGACGTGCTCGACGGCACCCTCGACCCGTCGCCCGTCTTCGACCTGACGGTCTCCCTGGACGACGTGGCCGACGGCTACAAGGCCATGGACTCCCGTACCGCGCTCAAGGTGCTCATCAGGATGTAGTCCGGCTCCACGGCCGAGACCCCGGCCCGGGCCCCGGACACGACCGCGGACACGACTGCGGGCCGCCCCCGGAGGGACGGCCCGCGCCGTGAAATGCCGTGCTCACGCGTGCCGGTGACGGGATGTCAGGACCGGCGGCGGTGGGAACGCGATCAGTGCCGGAAGCCGCTCACCGCGTCCAGCGCGTCGGCGATGCCCGCGCCGTAGAAGCTGTTGTACCGCTTGCTCCCGCTGCACACCGCGTCGACCTTGCCGTCGCTGTTGTAGTCGTACACCGCCGGGCAGGCCGTGTCGTCGGCCTGGGCCGTCAGCAGCGCCTTGATCACCGCGAGGGAGGCGTGCGGGTACGTCGACTTCAGCAGCGCCGCGACACCCGCGACGTGCGGGGAGGCCATCGACGTACCGGACATGTAGCCCCACGAACCGCCCGGCAGCGGGCCCAGGATGGAGCCGCTGGTGGCCGGCGCGTCCGGGACCTGGTAGCGGTCGCCGCCCGGCGCCGCGATGTCGATGATGCCCAGGCCGTAGTTCGAGAACGACGACTTGCCCGACTTGGCGCCGGTGGCCGCGACGGTCACGACACCCGGGAGCTGGGTCGGTATGTCCAGGCACTCGGACGGGTCGATCACCCGGTCACCGGGGATGGTGTCGTTCGGGCTGGTCGGGTCGGTGATGGAGTCGGCCGCGAGGTCGTACGCCTCGTTGCCGGCCGCCGCCACGTTGACCGTGCCCTTGCTCTCCGCGTACTTCGAGGCCCGGGTGACGGCTTCGACGAGCGCCTTCTGGTCCGGGTCGTTCTTGCAGTTGAAGTACCACGGGTCGGTGTAGTAGCTGTTGTTGGTCACGTCGACACCGTGGTCGGCGGCCCAGACGAAGCCGCAGACGACCGCCTCGGTGTAGAAGAACCCGGCCGGCGTGGAGACCTTGATGCCGGCGACCTTCACGCCCGGGGCGACCCCGGTGACGCCGATGCCGTTCTTGGCGGCGGCTATCTCACCCGCGACGTGCGTGCCGTGCGGGCTCTCCCCGGCGTTCGGACGCCAGGCGCCGTCCGTCGTGTCGGGCTTGCCCGTCACGCAGTTGACCGACGCGGCGCGGTCGAAGTTCGGGGCGATGTCGGGGTGCGTGTCGTCGACGCCCGTGTCGATGACGGCGACGGTCACCTTCCGGCTGCCGAGGGTCTTCTCGTGGGCCTTGTCCGCCTTGATGGCGCGCAGGTCCCACTGCAACGGCTCCAGCGGGTCCTGTGCGGCGGACTTGTCCGCGGTCGCCTCGGCGAGCTCGGCGGCGGTGAGCGCGCGGGGCGCGCCCTCGTCCGTGGTGGACTGCGCCGGCAGCGGCGCGGTGCGGGTGGCACCGGCCGAGTCGACGCCCCTGACCTTGCGCAGGGACTTCGCGAAGTCCGGGTTCTGCGAGGACGCGACGATGACGCCTATGCGGTCGTAGGTGGTCACCACCGTGCCGCCGGCCTTGCCGACGGCCTTCTCCACCGACTTCAGCGTGGAGCGCCCGCCGTGCGTGTTGACGACGTACGAGAGCTTGGGGCCGTCCGTGACGACCGGCGCCGAGACGGCCGGTGCCGCCGGAGCGGCGACCGCCGAGGCGCCGGGCAGGAAGCCGAGCGAGGCGGTGAGCGCCAGACCAGCGGGCAGCGCGAGTACGCGTCTGCGTCTGGATCCCAGATGAGCCATGGGTTCTCCACATCATCCGTGAGAGCCGCCCACGCGCATGACGCGCGTGGACAGGTGCATGATCAGCGAAAACTACCGTCGACCACCCCCGCGTATCAATGACTTGAGACGCCGCCGACGGGACGTCAAGAAGAAAAACCGCCGCGTTGAACCGCTTCGCCACGCCTTCCGTGCCGTTGTCAGAGGGACCAGCAACATCACACGCCCAACCGTGCGAGGTCCCTCATGCCAGTCCCCACAGTGCCCCCGTCACGAGGAGATTCCGTGGCTTCCGACGCACCACCGCCCCCGGGCGGAACGGACACCAGCCCCGCTCGCCCCACCCCCGACCTGCCCGCGCAACAGCCCACCACCGCCCAGTACGCCGACGTGCAGGACAGCACGGAGTTCGGCGAACTGCGGCGCACCTACCGCTCGTTCGCGTTCCCGCTGACCGTCGCCTTCATCGCCTGGTACCTGCTGTACGTCCTGCTGTCCAACTACGCGGGCGGCTTCATGGGCACCAAGCTCTTCGGCAACATCAACGTCGCGCTCGTCCTCGGCCTCGCCCAGTTCCTGACGACGTTCCTCATCGCCTGGTTCTACGCGCGGTACGCCTCGCGGAAGCTCGACCCCAAGGCCGACGTCATCAAGTCCCGTATGGAGGCGGACGCATGAGCCAGCCACTCCCGCTCCACCTCGCCGCCACCTCGGACGCGAGCGAGCACCGGCCGCTGATCATCACCCTCTTCGCGCTGTTCGTCGTCGCGACCCTGGTGATCACCGTCTGGGCCGGCCGCCAGACCAAGAGCGCCTCCGACTTCTACGCGGGCGGGCGCCAGTTCACCGGATTCCAGAACGGACTCGCGGTGTCCGGCGACTACATGTCCGCCGCGTCCTTCCTCGGCATCGCCGGCGCCATCGCCCTCTTCGGCTACGACGGCTTCCTCTACTCGATCGGCTTCCTGGTCGCCTGGCTCGTCGCGCTGCTCCTCGTCGCCGAGCCGCTGCGCAACTCCGGCCGCTACACGATGGGCGACGTCCTCGCGTACCGCATGCGCCAGCGCCCGGTCCGTACCGCCGCCGGTGTCTCGACCATCGTCGTCTCGATCTTCTACCTGCTCGCGCAGATGGCCGGCGCGGGTGTGCTCGTCTCCCTGCTGCTCGGCATCACCAGCGACGCCGGCAAGATCGCCATCGTCGCGCTGGTCGGCCTGCTGATGATCGTGTACGTCACCATCGGCGGGATGAAGGGCACCACCTGGGTCCAGATGGTCAAGGCGGTCCTGCTGATCGCGGGCACCATCCTGATCACCTTCCTGATCCTGCTGAAGTTCCACTTCAACGTCTCCGACCTGCTGGGCACGGCCGCCTCCAACAGCGGCAAGGGCTCCGCCTTCCTGGAGCCGGGGCTCAAGTACGGCGCCACGGAGATCTCCAAGCTGGACTTCATCTCCCTGGGCATCGCGCTGGTGCTCGGCACCGCGGGCCTGCCGCACATCCTGATCCGCTTCTACACCGTGCCCACCGCCAAGGCCGCCCGGAAGTCGGTGATCTGGGCGATCGGCATCATCGGCTCCTTCTACCTGATGACCATCGTCCTCGGCTTCGGCGCCGCGGCCCTGCTCAAGCCCGGCGACATCATCGCCTCCAACAAGGCGGGCAACACGGCGGCCCCGCTCGCCGCCCTGGAGATCGGCGGCGGAGCCGGCTCGACCGGCGGCGCCATCCTGCTCGCCGTGATCTCCGCCGTGGCCTTCGCCACCATCCTCGCGGTGGTCGCCGGCCTCACCCTGGCGTCCTCGTCGTCGTTCGCGCACGACATCTACGCCAACGTGATCCGCCGCGGCCAGGCGACCGAGAAGGAGGAGGTACGGGCCGCCCGCTGGGCGACCGTCGCCATCGGCGTCGTCTCCATCGCGCTGGGCGCCCTCGCCCGCGACCTGAACGTGGCCGGGCTGGTCGCGCTCGCGTTCGCGGTGGCCGCCTCCGCCAACCTGCCGACGCTCCTCTACAGCCTCTTCTGGAAGCGGTTCACCACCGCGGGAGCGCTGTGGTCGATCTACGGCGGCCTGGCCTCGTCCGTCCTGCTGGTGCTGTTCTCGCCGGTCGTCTCGGGCAAGCCCACCTCGATGTTCCCCGGCGTCGACTTCCACTTCTTCCCGCTGGAGAACCCCGGCCTGATCTCCATCC includes these proteins:
- a CDS encoding zinc-dependent alcohol dehydrogenase family protein, producing the protein MRATVIHAPHDIRVEEVPDPVIRRPTDAVVRVLRACICGSDLWPYRGESVVEPGSRIGHEFLGVVEETGSDVARFAVGDLVVAPFVWADGTCDFCHEGLPTSCPSGGDWGDGGTDGGQGEAVRVPFADGTLAALPADAASDERLLTALLALSDVMGTGHHAALGAGVRPGSTVAVVGDGAVGLCAVLAARRLGAGRIIALGRHQARTDLARTFGATDVVAERGEAAVEAVRELTRGQGAHAVVEAVGTEQSMRTALRITRGGGAIGYVGAPHGSGTAVDLRHMFDRNIALRGGLAPAGAYIPALLPDVLDGTLDPSPVFDLTVSLDDVADGYKAMDSRTALKVLIRM
- a CDS encoding S8 family peptidase, with translation MAHLGSRRRRVLALPAGLALTASLGFLPGASAVAAPAAPAVSAPVVTDGPKLSYVVNTHGGRSTLKSVEKAVGKAGGTVVTTYDRIGVIVASSQNPDFAKSLRKVRGVDSAGATRTAPLPAQSTTDEGAPRALTAAELAEATADKSAAQDPLEPLQWDLRAIKADKAHEKTLGSRKVTVAVIDTGVDDTHPDIAPNFDRAASVNCVTGKPDTTDGAWRPNAGESPHGTHVAGEIAAAKNGIGVTGVAPGVKVAGIKVSTPAGFFYTEAVVCGFVWAADHGVDVTNNSYYTDPWYFNCKNDPDQKALVEAVTRASKYAESKGTVNVAAAGNEAYDLAADSITDPTSPNDTIPGDRVIDPSECLDIPTQLPGVVTVAATGAKSGKSSFSNYGLGIIDIAAPGGDRYQVPDAPATSGSILGPLPGGSWGYMSGTSMASPHVAGVAALLKSTYPHASLAVIKALLTAQADDTACPAVYDYNSDGKVDAVCSGSKRYNSFYGAGIADALDAVSGFRH
- a CDS encoding DUF485 domain-containing protein, translated to MASDAPPPPGGTDTSPARPTPDLPAQQPTTAQYADVQDSTEFGELRRTYRSFAFPLTVAFIAWYLLYVLLSNYAGGFMGTKLFGNINVALVLGLAQFLTTFLIAWFYARYASRKLDPKADVIKSRMEADA
- a CDS encoding solute symporter family protein; the protein is MSQPLPLHLAATSDASEHRPLIITLFALFVVATLVITVWAGRQTKSASDFYAGGRQFTGFQNGLAVSGDYMSAASFLGIAGAIALFGYDGFLYSIGFLVAWLVALLLVAEPLRNSGRYTMGDVLAYRMRQRPVRTAAGVSTIVVSIFYLLAQMAGAGVLVSLLLGITSDAGKIAIVALVGLLMIVYVTIGGMKGTTWVQMVKAVLLIAGTILITFLILLKFHFNVSDLLGTAASNSGKGSAFLEPGLKYGATEISKLDFISLGIALVLGTAGLPHILIRFYTVPTAKAARKSVIWAIGIIGSFYLMTIVLGFGAAALLKPGDIIASNKAGNTAAPLAALEIGGGAGSTGGAILLAVISAVAFATILAVVAGLTLASSSSFAHDIYANVIRRGQATEKEEVRAARWATVAIGVVSIALGALARDLNVAGLVALAFAVAASANLPTLLYSLFWKRFTTAGALWSIYGGLASSVLLVLFSPVVSGKPTSMFPGVDFHFFPLENPGLISIPLGFLLGWVGTLVSKEEPDTGKYAELEVKSLTGTGAH